The proteins below come from a single Nitrospinota bacterium genomic window:
- a CDS encoding tetratricopeptide repeat protein produces MPNYNKKILVAEPSQAMRRTIRNMLKQSGYVNIHLLETSREALEVLKKEKIDLVIADWNLSSLSGLELLERIREDKNLTDVSFLIITTNSNLDTIAEAAERGVDDCLVKPFKVGTFQTKIELIFNGKDDPSKVEYHIYKGRKYKNEGKYDEAIKEFEKALEIEPNRAKTYQAIGEVCEVQGKEGEAEEKFLNAMILNPKFISAYNSLGNLYKKKKRLDDAIDCLKSASKINPKNANRNLNLGEIYLEKGIAQEAQSYFKKVLRFNPSNTKIKSAIGELYLKADMAEEAERVLKDALDINPNEIHLYNKLGIAYRQQGKYRAAVEEYKKALKVDPNDKNLYYNLARAYWEAKNPLQAMKELEFILEKYLDFEEAKDLLKEIKKSREPSS; encoded by the coding sequence ATGCCAAATTATAACAAAAAAATATTAGTTGCAGAGCCTTCTCAGGCCATGAGAAGAACTATCAGAAACATGTTGAAGCAATCTGGTTATGTCAACATCCATTTATTAGAAACCAGCAGAGAGGCTTTGGAGGTATTAAAGAAAGAGAAGATCGACCTCGTTATTGCAGATTGGAATTTGTCATCTTTATCAGGTCTGGAACTCTTGGAGCGGATAAGAGAAGACAAAAACCTTACAGATGTTTCGTTTCTCATAATAACCACAAATTCAAACCTAGATACAATAGCTGAAGCTGCGGAACGCGGGGTTGATGATTGTCTTGTGAAACCCTTTAAGGTTGGAACCTTTCAGACAAAGATTGAGTTGATATTCAACGGTAAGGATGATCCCTCTAAAGTAGAGTATCATATATATAAGGGAAGGAAATATAAAAATGAAGGGAAGTATGATGAGGCAATAAAGGAGTTTGAAAAGGCCTTAGAGATTGAACCTAACAGAGCCAAAACCTACCAAGCGATTGGAGAAGTCTGCGAGGTTCAAGGCAAGGAAGGAGAAGCTGAGGAAAAATTTCTCAATGCCATGATTTTAAATCCCAAGTTTATTTCAGCCTACAATAGCCTGGGTAATCTCTACAAAAAGAAGAAAAGGCTGGATGATGCCATTGACTGTTTAAAATCAGCATCTAAGATCAATCCTAAAAATGCCAATAGAAATTTAAATCTGGGCGAAATCTATCTGGAAAAAGGGATCGCTCAAGAGGCTCAAAGCTATTTTAAAAAGGTGCTGAGGTTTAATCCAAGCAATACCAAGATAAAATCTGCCATAGGAGAGCTCTATCTAAAAGCAGATATGGCAGAAGAGGCTGAGCGGGTCTTAAAAGATGCTTTAGATATCAATCCAAACGAGATTCACCTCTATAATAAGCTTGGTATCGCCTATAGACAGCAAGGCAAATATCGAGCTGCAGTTGAAGAGTATAAAAAGGCCCTCAAGGTTGACCCCAACGACAAGAACCTCTATTATAATTTAGCGAGGGCATATTGGGAGGCAAAAAATCCTCTACAAGCCATGAAAGAGCTTGAGTTTATCCTAGAGAAGTATTTGGATTTTGAAGAAGCAAAAGACTTGCTCAAAGAGATCAAAAAAAGCAGGGAACCCTCCTCTTGA
- the lepB gene encoding signal peptidase I: MKKKTWVRELIESIIIALILALIIRTFVIQAFKIPSGSMLPTLQIGDHILVSKFIYRFKDPQRGDIIVFKFPGDEKRDFIKRLIGLPNEEVEVKNNQVFINNKPLHEPYAIYEEDLLSKKNYGPYHLPDGHLFVMGDNRDNSLDSRAWGFLDKNKIKGKAWRIYWSWDKKNYGVRWKRIGKLLK; the protein is encoded by the coding sequence ATGAAAAAAAAGACGTGGGTTAGAGAACTTATTGAATCGATTATTATTGCATTAATCCTTGCATTAATCATTAGAACATTCGTTATTCAGGCATTTAAGATACCTTCTGGATCAATGCTCCCTACCCTCCAGATAGGTGACCATATATTGGTAAGCAAATTTATATACCGCTTTAAAGACCCCCAAAGAGGCGATATCATCGTCTTTAAATTTCCAGGGGATGAGAAGAGAGATTTCATAAAGAGATTGATAGGTCTTCCAAATGAAGAGGTAGAAGTAAAGAACAATCAGGTATTTATTAATAATAAACCGCTTCATGAGCCTTATGCCATTTATGAGGAAGATCTTCTATCAAAGAAAAATTATGGTCCTTATCATTTACCAGATGGTCATTTATTTGTCATGGGCGACAACAGAGACAATAGCCTCGACAGCCGCGCCTGGGGATTTTTGGATAAAAATAAGATCAAAGGTAAAGCCTGGAGAATATATTGGTCATGGGATAAGAAAAATTACGGTGTAAGATGGAAAAGGATTGGAAAACTGCTCAAATAG
- the lepA gene encoding translation elongation factor 4, giving the protein MIENIRNFSIIAHIDHGKSTLADRILEYTGVITERDKRDQFLDQMEIERERGITIKAQTVRMNYKGSVLNLIDTPGHVDFAYEVSRSLAACEGALLVIDASQGIEAQTLANFSLAVENNLKIIPVINKIDMSSADPEGVKQQIKNILGIDPEDAILTSAKKGIGTEEVLDAVIEKIPLPKGNAEEPLKALIFDSWFDTFQGVIILVRVFDGKVEKGQKIKLMTNAHTYEVNQIGIFSPYATPVDRLSSGDVGYIIAGIKTIKDTKTGDTVTHAGNPTKRPFPGYKEIKPMVFSGIYPIEGNQYEPLRAALEKLHLNDSSFQYEPETSLALGFGFRCGFLGLLHMEIVKERLEREFQLSLLNTSPNVIHRVTKPDGKVLILENPFHFPKPHEILKIEEPFILGTILTPPDFLGSILKLCENKRGIQKKLEYLDSKKVKIIYELPLSEIISNFYDRMKSVSRGYASFDYELIGYKESDLVKLDMLINGLPVDSLSTVIHKDKAYSVGKELVLKIKDIIPRQMFEVILQAAIGNKIIARDTIRPLRKDVTAKCYGGDITRKRKLLEKQKEGKKRMRQLGKVEIPQEAFMTILEVR; this is encoded by the coding sequence ATGATAGAAAATATCAGAAATTTTTCAATCATTGCCCATATTGACCATGGCAAATCTACCCTGGCAGATCGTATCCTGGAATATACAGGGGTGATAACTGAGAGGGACAAAAGAGACCAGTTCCTCGACCAGATGGAGATTGAGAGGGAGCGGGGAATTACAATCAAGGCCCAGACTGTGAGGATGAATTATAAAGGGTCTGTCTTGAATCTTATCGATACCCCTGGTCACGTAGATTTTGCGTATGAGGTTTCCAGAAGCCTGGCTGCCTGCGAAGGTGCCCTTTTGGTCATCGATGCATCTCAAGGCATTGAAGCCCAAACCCTTGCAAATTTCAGCCTGGCTGTTGAGAATAATCTTAAGATTATCCCTGTGATCAATAAGATTGATATGTCATCAGCAGACCCAGAGGGGGTAAAGCAGCAGATTAAGAATATTCTTGGAATTGACCCTGAAGATGCCATACTGACCAGTGCCAAGAAAGGAATAGGAACAGAGGAGGTTCTTGATGCTGTCATAGAAAAAATACCCCTGCCAAAGGGAAATGCAGAAGAACCACTGAAGGCACTCATATTCGATTCATGGTTCGATACTTTTCAAGGGGTGATTATTCTCGTGAGGGTTTTTGATGGAAAGGTAGAAAAGGGACAAAAAATAAAATTAATGACAAATGCTCATACATACGAGGTAAATCAGATAGGGATTTTTTCCCCTTATGCAACCCCTGTTGATAGACTTTCCTCGGGAGACGTGGGCTATATTATTGCAGGAATCAAAACAATAAAAGATACAAAGACAGGGGATACGGTCACTCATGCAGGCAATCCTACGAAAAGACCCTTTCCTGGTTATAAGGAGATCAAACCCATGGTCTTTAGCGGTATCTATCCCATTGAAGGAAATCAATATGAACCGCTGAGGGCTGCCTTAGAAAAGCTCCATCTAAACGACTCCTCCTTTCAATATGAACCAGAGACTTCGCTCGCACTGGGTTTTGGGTTTAGATGCGGTTTTTTGGGTCTCTTACACATGGAGATTGTAAAGGAGCGTCTTGAGAGGGAGTTTCAACTCTCCCTTCTTAATACCTCTCCAAATGTTATCCATAGGGTGACCAAGCCTGATGGAAAGGTTCTTATATTAGAAAATCCTTTTCATTTTCCCAAACCCCATGAGATTTTGAAAATCGAAGAGCCTTTTATCTTGGGGACCATCCTGACCCCCCCTGACTTTTTAGGGAGTATCTTAAAACTCTGTGAGAACAAAAGAGGAATTCAGAAAAAATTAGAATACCTCGATAGCAAAAAGGTAAAAATTATCTATGAGCTTCCTTTAAGCGAGATAATTTCCAATTTTTATGATAGGATGAAGTCCGTTTCAAGGGGGTATGCCTCTTTTGATTATGAATTGATAGGATATAAGGAATCAGATTTGGTCAAACTTGATATGCTGATTAACGGTCTTCCCGTAGACTCACTTTCAACAGTTATTCATAAAGATAAGGCATATTCAGTTGGGAAGGAATTGGTTTTAAAAATAAAGGATATCATTCCCCGCCAGATGTTTGAGGTTATTCTGCAGGCAGCAATAGGCAATAAAATCATTGCAAGAGATACGATAAGGCCTTTGAGAAAAGATGTCACTGCCAAGTGTTATGGAGGAGATATAACAAGAAAGCGAAAGCTATTGGAAAAACAGAAAGAAGGGAAAAAAAGGATGAGACAATTGGGGAAGGTAGAAATACCTCAGGAGGCTTTTATGACGATATTGGAGGTCAGATAA